In the genome of Pangasianodon hypophthalmus isolate fPanHyp1 chromosome 24, fPanHyp1.pri, whole genome shotgun sequence, the window TAACTAACCAGAATGCACTTTACAGGATTCATTTAGAGAAACACTCTTTAAAAAGGTTCCTTATGGTTTATTTGGatagttaatgttttttttctctaagagttctacataaaatatttacgGCTTTCCCTAGaagaacaaacttttttttttttttttttatctttttaaaaacatcttttaCTGCATTTGCATGTCATGTATACAGCATCTTGCCCCGGCCCCCACTGTGACGTCACAGCCATAAGGTCATGTGACTTCAACCACACGTTCTCACTACGGtgacttaaataaataaacacaagctACTTTTGTCCAACACTACCTAAACTAACTCTAAACAATCTGACTGTATTGAAATCTCGTCAAGCAGTAGATTTActattcaataaaaataaaaaataggtAACAAAGTATCTGAATATTTTGTTAGCAGTGGACTGTTGCACACTTTTGGAGATACTTgtaaagttttttattattattattcgttTGCACAGAAGAGCTAGgtggtgtaaatgtaaatgtaaaacaccCTTCGCTGGCTGTGAGCACAGTATGAAACCGCTATGTGGGTGCATTTCATGAAGCCAGTCAGTTGGCGTGTCTATTTATAGGAATAGACTGGAATAGAACTCGCAAGAGTTACAACAGGGCAACACACGATCTGGGCATGGACATGGTGGACCGGTTACCTGGCCACTCTGCACAAAATAATCAGACActcagacaaaacaaacactgGAGTCTACGCTAAACCCTGGCCTAGGAGATCAGAATGCCTACGAGCCAAACTAGATCTAGGGCGAGAGAGCGGAACAACGTGCTGAACAGAGCGGAGTTCATGTCTCTCCAGCAGCCGCTGAGGAGCAGCAGTAATGCCGAAGCTCGTGCGCGGAGGCCGTCGCACAAACCGCCGCAGTTCGCACACGCGAGCGGCGGAAGCAGCGCGCAGCAAGAGCCGGGAGACAGCAGCAAGGACAGAAAAGAGCTCCCGGAGGAGGACTGCATGCAGCTCAACCCGTCCTTCAAGGGCATCGCGATGAACTCTCTGCTGGCCATAGATATCTGCATGTCAAAGCGACTCGGCGTGTGCGCGCACGCGACATCGTCATGGGGCAGCGCGCGCGCCATGGTCAAACTGCTCGCGCTCACCGGCCACGGCATCCCGTGGATCATCGGCACGCTGGTGTGTCTCACCAGGAGCAACACACTAGCTGGCCAGGAGGTTTTAATCAATTTGCTGCTTGGTGAGTTTTACAGCCCGGCAAAACCCCACGGTGTTGAATGAACAGCTGCAGTGCTCATTTGTGACCGGCTGGAAACAAATGAACGCTGAATGAGTCAAATAAACATCGTGTTAATTCGACATCGGGGATTTTGCTATGAACAGTAATTAACTCTGACATCCTTTAACCAGTAGCTACACTCGTGCTAAACATGCGCACTTAAGATGGACATCTAATACACTGCTGCTCACTGCTGATGGACCGTTCAGCGTGAATCGATTCTGTACGACCGACTCTTTTGAGTGAGCCGTGTCGATTCACAAGCACGAGCGAACATGCAAAACATACAGTTTTAAAACCTGCACACCGTGATGTCTTCCGAGTGATTCTTCAGAGTAGATGTAATTGACATCAACTTCTGAGAGGATAAGCAAGCAATACGCTACTTTTTAGATTCACTAAACAGATTTCTGGATGTCCACTGCGAGTCCTGAATCAAACGAATCAAAACTCAAATAATTCGATTCACTAAAAGGGATAGATCGAAAGAATCGAATCAGAGTAGTAATGAACATCCATTTTATGCAGAATTAAAGCAATTAAGTAACGCCATGAATAGACCaagaaatattcattcattcaatcactcagtcattcatcttcagtaagcctCTGGCAGCAGATGAATTATGGACCAGTAAAACACCAAAAAGATAACTAAGCATTAGTTGTATTGGAGATTAATTTGCATTGTATCAATTTGTATTAGATAATCACATCACGGATAAGCATCATAGTcacaaaatcaacaacaacaacaacaaaaacaagacagtttaTAGCATACATAATAAAGGAGGTTTTGAGGATGCTGTTAGGTTTGTGGGTCAGTAGATATGGGAATATagaagggacagagagagggagagagagagccttGTAACCTGCTCCTTGGTTTATTGTGCTGATTTCTCAGCTGACATATTACCAACAGTCAAGAGCTTTATGTTCTACTTAGTATAATTTCTTTCTGTTGACACTTTTCCCCAATTGGATTTACCCCAGAAATAATTTCATATTCTGTGTTAAAATTAGACTCCCATtagtgctgtctgcacatgtgaTAATGAATATGTACCAAACTTCTCTTTTCACTTCCAGCTCTCTTATTGGATGTGATGACGGTGGCAGGAATGCAGAAGTTGGTGAAACGCAAAGGACCCTGGGAGATGCCCCCCAGTTTCTTTGACTACCTGGCCATGGACACCTACTCCTTCCCAGCAGCCCATGCGAGCCGGGCAGTCATGGTGTCTAAGTTCTTGTTAGCACACTTGGTTCTTGCAGTTCCTTTGCGCATTTTGCTTGTTCTGTGGGCTGTGCTGGTGGGTATGTCACGTGTACTGCTGGGTCGCCACCACCTCACAGACGTAGGATGTGGCTTTGCTTTAGGATTTCTCCATTACAGTCTAGTGGAGATGGTGTGGTTGTCTTCCAGCACGTGTCAGGCTTTAATCTCTATTGGGACACTTAACTGGAGCCCCCTGTATTGATCAATGTGTGATTACCTGCAGCCTTTTAATCAGGCTAAAATCTGTTGGCCCAGTGCCTGTACTGCAGAGTTATAGCGATATTGCATTTGTGCATTTGTGCATATTTGGAGAGAATCTAAAGTAGTTTTGAAActactttaaacattttatactCTGGAGGCATTAGGGATGCACACAGGCTGGAAATTTGATGTAAACATAGCAAGCTCCATGCAATGAATTCTACTGTTTTGCATGGTTATAAGGCAAAAACATCTACTTGCAATCAATATGAtgatttgctttgcttttttgttttgtgttattgcTGTTCTGAGTGAGAGAATGTTTGCTCAGGGATTTTTGCAACAGCAATATACAGTGTcatataaaatctgttttatctGGAATTGGATATCATTTTAGAACAAAACTTCAAATATTGgcagtaaaaggaaaaaagcttgcttttggaaaaaaaagtctacacatgtAATGCACATTACTGGAGCTGTTGAACATACCTGTAAGACGTATGATTTACTATAAGGATTTGACAGAAGCATtatactgtgtgtttatataaagagagagagagagagagagagagagagagagacctttaTATTGTTTACTTATGATCCTAAAGTATGCAAGAATGTTTGATAAATCCAGAAGAGTATTTTATGGTGAAAACATAATGCATTGTTTcagtataaataattatacaacCACTGTCTTTTTTGAATAAAGTTTGGGATGCAACCATCTGCATGTTATCATTGGCTGTCATTTTATAAAGTCCAAACTTACAAGTGGGACAACACCACccaataattaataatgcaataaagtatttaatttaatttaatttaatttaatttaatttaatttaatttaatttaatttaatttaatttaatttaatttaaaatacagaaCAACTGTCAACAATGCCAAAGTGTTAGCCTATTATATATTATCTCTATACTTCCTTATAACTATGTCTTATTGTTGTGTTCTAATTATATCCAGTTAATACAAAACCCTGTCATGTGCACATAGAAAGGGAGAAAAATTGTCTCCTGTGATTAGCTGACAGTCACTAACTTTTGTAGCAGTGCTGAGGATTTCACAGCTGTCTTTGTCACTCTGTTTCCTCTCTATAGCAGTTATCAGGTAACACTAGTGGTGCTGAACTCTGACTCAGCAGGCTATAAATACAAGTCCTCACTCCATGTTATTTCAACCAGCTGGAGAATATCACTGAGCACTATTCACTACACTGTCAGAGACAATGAACAGAATCACTAGATAGTGGGAGTGTAATAGGTAGtccaaagaaaaaagcaaagcagTATTTCAGACTGTGAATTAAGAGAGGGCTTGGAAGTGTAATTAAAGAGACTAATTAAGATTTTACCTCTCcaaagaaatataaaacaaagGTTGGTGAGGTTCTTAAAAGTGACATTTATAGcactgtgctgttgaattctcaaatctgattggttagaaggtgtagattaattttctataacagcagctctgacaacagtgccacctgtaattcaaatcatacATGGTGAACTTTAattatatggtgaagttttatgtactgaaacatttatgtaaggCGTATGGAAGGAGTCATGGGTAGTGTGTTGCAAGTCAGTAAGTCTTCTGCTATAGGAGAGTCTTCAGCACAGACAAGCTCAATAGCTGCGTTTTTCTTTACGTCAGGGGAGTGAAGATGAgactgatgaatgaatgactctttatagctactataacataactgataacaggaatgaacttggcacagtgtgtctttctttaataaattttaaaaaattgtgatctTGGCCAAACTGttgtggtatatgaggaattaaacacttcaggatgtgctgttagtgtaaattaatcaactttggggttgtACCTTATGTTATCTGTTGACAGTTCAGCAAGCTTGATATCTGTGAAGAGAAAACGTAATGATCTAGGCACAGCTGTCTATGTGGAGAAGCTAGCTAGCAGTGTAATTTAGTTATGTTTTGCTACAGAGGAGAGTTTCTGGAATATTTCTGAAATCCCACATTATATTGCAATGTAGCTGCGTCCAAATGATGAAGTCTAGGAGACAGACATCCATGATGAGCTTTACTGTTTTAGGGAATAGATACTAGGGGGCCATTTTGGACAGAAAGTGTGTTAACTGAAGCGCAGGCTTTTGTTGTATGATCCGGCTGAATCCCTGTACAAACCCTGAGAGAATAGAGCTGAGCACATGAAAAATAATTCTCACAAAGTGGAACACAAATAGCTTCCTACTGGCCATGTAATGCACTACACAGCTCACTGAAGGTGTTGTTGTATTTTAGAGTGCttttacagagaaagaaaggagcCAGTGAGGTTTAGACCTGTCTAGTCGAAAAGGCATACGTgccaaaaaaatattaattactgtCTACAACTAGTGTGCAGTACGTCATATATAGTCATAATAGTGTGCTGTGAGGCATACTGCTGTGATTTGGGATACAGCCTATACAGGCAACTCAGCTGAAGCTTGATTTACGCAGTGACGTAACTTCCGCACTTCCGGCTTGCAACGTGAAGCGAGTGAGACCAAAGAAAGTCAACTCTTACTCTGAAACAGTAGTTAGCAGGAGTTGGGCGCTGTAGTAACTCTAGATAAGTCGCGCAATCTGTTATAAAACCAAAGAAGCTCCGAGGGAATATGGCTGAGAGTGACTGGGATACAGTGACCgtgctgaggaagaaaggaTCCGCGTCGCAGGCCAAATCCAAACAGGTTCATATGCTAACGTTAATGTTACAGCTAGCAGGTCAGCACGCTTACTGTGGCAGATAATTACCAACAAACTGCCGGTTTTTATAGTATTGTATATATCCATGTGTATTGTTTAGCCGACATGATTTAAAGAAAGATCACTAGCTAGGCGCGACTCTTTAGCCTGACTCTGTTTTCTGTTTAGCTAGTGAGCTAactgagctgagtgtgtgtctgatgaAATATTTGTTTGCAGGCAGTAACTGCAGCCCAGAGACGAGGAGCGGAGGTGGAAACTACAAAGAAGTGTAAGACACCTGACTTTCACCTGAGTCCTGTGTTCTTCCTCGACTAGGGTTGCAAACTTTATTGTGTGCTCCCAAACCAGATGACGTCATTGTCTTTTGCATTTTTGAgacacataataaaacagactCCTGAGAGAGACACGTCACTCTGACGTCAGAAATTCTCTCCAAAATGTCCTGTTGTGCTGTTGGGTGTCAGACTCTGTTCATATACATATTTTTGAATATCGAATATTGtctgtggggtttttttaaGTGTcggtgtgtgcagtgtgtgggatctttgtgttactgtgtgttgcTTTTCTTTGCAGGGGCTGCAGGTCAGAATAAACAGCATGTTGTAACTAAAAACACAGCCAAACtggacagagaaacagaggagCTCCATCACGAGCGCGTACCTCTGGAGGTGGGCAAAGTCATACAGCAGGGCCGGCAAAACAAAGGCTTAACCCAGAAGGACCTGGCCACAGTAAGTACTGCTGTAGAAAATCATACACGTCTTTCAGGAAGCAATTCACTGACAAATTAATGAGGGTTGTTTTTGTGCTATGAGTTAATCATTGACCAAGATATAATTTAACTGGAGTTTACTACTAGTACATCATGATAGGGATGATATGAATGTTGTGTTTTCTTCAGAAAATTAATGAGAAGCCACAAGTAATTGCAGATTATGAATCAGGAAAAGCCATCCCCAATAATCAAGTAATGGGAAAGATTGAGAGAGCTATCGGTAcgatttcacattttttattcttttgaaaGCTTTGATATTTTGTTTCTAGAAGCCTGATGTATGTGTCCACTGTGTTTCCACTGTATTCTGGTGATTTGCAGGACTTAAACTGCGTGGAAGGGAAATTGGGCAGCCCCTCGACCCAGGGCCCaagaagaaatgaacaaaaaatccTCGAAATCCACCACTTAGCATGCAGAATCCCTCAGACTATTCTGGCCTTACAGTCCGTTTCCACATGCTGCTGCCTCATTAATTCCctttaaaacagtaataaaactgCTTATTTAAGTGGTGGACCAAATGTCAATTCACTGACaatataatgaaatgaaagcatCTTTTCTTACATAATACtggtctttttttccctttaatttggaCAGACTGAAGTGTCTCCTGTTGtgtacatttacataattttatgcTTGCCTTgaagtttaaataaattttgGCATTTGATTTAATCTCCCTACGTGTcggtttgtttaacattttacaaacgTAAAATTGAAACATTGAAATAAATTACTCGGTTCTGGTTTGACACAATTTGATTTGAA includes:
- the plpp7a gene encoding inactive phospholipid phosphatase 7, which encodes MPTSQTRSRARERNNVLNRAEFMSLQQPLRSSSNAEARARRPSHKPPQFAHASGGSSAQQEPGDSSKDRKELPEEDCMQLNPSFKGIAMNSLLAIDICMSKRLGVCAHATSSWGSARAMVKLLALTGHGIPWIIGTLVCLTRSNTLAGQEVLINLLLALLLDVMTVAGMQKLVKRKGPWEMPPSFFDYLAMDTYSFPAAHASRAVMVSKFLLAHLVLAVPLRILLVLWAVLVGMSRVLLGRHHLTDVGCGFALGFLHYSLVEMVWLSSSTCQALISIGTLNWSPLY
- the edf1 gene encoding endothelial differentiation-related factor 1 homolog isoform X2 — protein: MAESDWDTVTVLRKKGSASQAKSKQAVTAAQRRGAEVETTKKWAAGQNKQHVVTKNTAKLDRETEELHHERVPLEVGKVIQQGRQNKGLTQKDLATKINEKPQVIADYESGKAIPNNQVMGKIERAIGLKLRGREIGQPLDPGPKKK
- the edf1 gene encoding endothelial differentiation-related factor 1 homolog isoform X1, which codes for MAESDWDTVTVLRKKGSASQAKSKQAVTAAQRRGAEVETTKKWAAGQNKQHVVTKNTAKLDRETEELHHERVPLEVGKVIQQGRQNKGLTQKDLATDLNCVEGKLGSPSTQGPRRNEQKILEIHHLACRIPQTILALQSVSTCCCLINSL